One stretch of Prunus persica cultivar Lovell chromosome G1, Prunus_persica_NCBIv2, whole genome shotgun sequence DNA includes these proteins:
- the LOC109950603 gene encoding uncharacterized protein LOC109950603, which produces MDSKPHVRLSATQGTPGKLALLSSSSLAGSLPIRAPPTPDSDSDSDSEFNGHDLGYSSSCNISSIGCESGSESEAFVTGEEFETASERPLVADPDEEALEQSDSVEKYELSCPSVAYPDEFEPVFEEVMVDDAISERVMPIAQLSWESDDNDVVGSEEVLSEVENGDFLGQISIAPRVKVSEVEEGEEDEAVKWEEPLVVEQSEPAIEVNNVEGVEGSDLSNFGKGQNGDSDQGEWIEDNGLAMTETNEANAEELRINVFEEEEKAKYVAEESFVHCPNSKRNGVDLGLEWSENQTLNLENCDLSELTKDEEFENALCSDLLKSVTLNSLSVTLLCENVAENAGAVKFQGDIVYGAKVEVSLKEKDVPAEKEQTSFVLLGENISITPGVMVVEEGEEYGPVLRKESFVIKQSEPSIELNCVECSDFKGQNGDSIQAEMIEDNDLAAAEINDNFNVWEGGEKATYVAEESIVHCPNNKRDGVDTSRSFEALEKIMHSGTDFGVEKNENQIQEIVYLGNGDLSGATDLDRFEYALCCDFLKLITPSSNVTHKHIFRGQTEVRNFNIDGTAASLTVTHSDENVVTGLKIEDQMAIGKHLVLAGSAGALQFEGETAHGAKLEVRLKNKDCPKRQDQTGLGLSLMKWGGGLVLTADILSLFSVGGSKMAVHVVLNNKQRGQIAIRTSNSDKFQSALVGILSFAASIFGIFRPRFGVQNST; this is translated from the coding sequence ATGGATTCAAAGCCTCATGTTCGTCTTTCTGCAACACAAGGGACACCAGGTAAGCTCGCTCTTTTGAGCTCATCTTCACTCGCAGGTTCTCTTCCTATCCGAGCTCCTCCTACTCCTGATTCTGATTCTGACTCTGATTCTGAATTCAACGGTCATGATTTGGGTTATAGCAGTAGTTGTAATATTAGCAGTATTGGTTGTGAGAGTGGGTCTGAGTCTGAGGCCTTTGTGACTGGGGAGGAGTTTGAAACGGCGTCGGAGAGGCCATTGGTGGCAGACCCAGATGAGGAAGCTCTTGAACAGAGTGACTCTGTTGAAAAATATGAGCTTTCTTGCCCTTCTGTGGCCTACCCAGATGAGTTTGAACCTGTTTTCGAGGAAGTTATGGTGGATGATGCAATTTCAGAGAGGGTTATGCCCATTGCCCAGTTGTCATGGGAGAGTGATGATAATGATGTGGTGGGTAGTGAagaggttttgagtgaagtggAAAATGGTGATTTTTTGGGTCAGATTAGTATTGCGCCGAGAGTTAAGGTTTCTGAGgttgaagaaggagaagaagatgaggcagTGAAGTGGGAAGAGCCTTTGGTAGTTGAGCAATCTGAACCTGCCATAGAGGTAAATAATGTTGAAGGTGTTGAGGGTTCGGATTTGAGTAATTTTGGCAAAGGTCAAAATGGAGATTCTGATCAAGGTGAATGGATTGAAGATAATGGTCTTGCTATGACAGAGACAAATGAAGCAAATGCTGAGGAGTTGAGAATTAATGTAtttgaagaagaggagaaagcCAAGTATGTGGCAGAAGAGTCCTTTGTGCATTGCCCAAATAGCAAAAGGAATGGTGTTGATTTAGGCCTTGAGTGGAGCGAAAATCAGACtttgaatttggaaaattgTGATTTATCTGAGCTTACTAAGGATGAGGAATTTGAAAATGCACTGTGTAGTGATTTGCTTAAATCAGTCACGCTGAACTCACTATCTGTTACTCTCTTATGCGAGAATGTGGCAGAAAATGCTGGTGCTGTGAAATTTCAAGGCGATATAGTATATGGAGCCAAAGTGGAAGTGTCTCTCAAGGAGAAGGATGTCCCtgcagagaaagaacaaaccagctTTGTTCTGCTTGGGGAAAATATTAGTATCACACCTGGAGTTATGGTagttgaagaaggagaagaatacgGGCCAGTGCTGCGGAAAGAGTCCTTCGTCATTAAACAGTCTGAACCTTCCATAGAGCTAAACTGTGTAGAGTGTTCAGACTTTAAAGGCCAAAACGGGGATTCTATTCAAGCTGAAATGATTGAAGATAATGATCTTGCTGCTGCAGAGATCAATGACAACTTTAATGTATGGGAAGGAGGGGAGAAGGCCACGTATGTGGCAGAAGAATCCATTGTGCATTGTCCAAATAACAAAAGGGACGGTGTTGATACTAGCAGAAGTTTTGAGGCActggaaaaaataatgcatTCAGGAACTGATTTTGGTGTTGAgaagaatgaaaatcaaattcaggAAATCGTGTATTTGGGTAATGGCGATTTGTCTGGAGCTACTGACCTTGATAGATTTGAATATGCACTGTGTTGTGATTTCCTTAAATTGATCACACCAAGTTCCAATGTGACACACAAACACATTTTTAGGGGTCAAACCGAAGTAAGAAATTTCAACATAGATGGAACAGCTGCTAGTTTAACTGTAACTCATTCAGATGAGAATGTGGTCACCGGACTCAAGATTGAGGATCAAATGGCTATTGGGAAGCACTTGGTTTTGGCTGGAAGTGCTGGAGCTCTGCAGTTTGAAGGTGAAACAGCACATGGAGCCAAATTGGAAGTGCGTCTCAAGAATAAGGATTGCCCTAAAAGGCAGGACCAAACTGGCTTGGGTTTGTCTCTGATGAAGTGGGGAGGTGGTCTTGTTCTAACAGCCGATATACTATCTCTGTTCTCTGTTGGAGGTTCTAAAATGGCTGTTCATGTTGTATTGAACAACAAGCAAAGGGGTCAGATTGCCATAAGGACAAGCAACTCGGACAAATTCCAAAGTGCACTTGTTGGTATTCTTTCATTTGCAGCTTCAATCTTTGGGATTTTCCGTCCTAGATTTGGTGTTCAAAACTCGACATAA